One window from the genome of Eucalyptus grandis isolate ANBG69807.140 chromosome 7, ASM1654582v1, whole genome shotgun sequence encodes:
- the LOC104446119 gene encoding uncharacterized protein LOC104446119 — protein sequence MKSTDCIRRVSETKPLRDACQILSVLRKPLDQVAIAENSYERKASFTSLTKELQDPDEFCDGSQRQRAPAAELASVENVDTGNLTDTTNNEKLPGLMKSKELASEFNESYLMGDFAIGNSQPSHGQADPKCCSDNLVSEALLSHCSHSNASDKRMDLEGDRDPLIVKAECPSFDLGF from the exons ATGAAAAGCACAGATTGCATCAGGAGAGTTTCCGAGACCAAGCCTCTACGTGATG CCTGTCAAATACTATCTGTACTCCGAAAACCATTAGATCAAGTTGCCATTGCTGAAAATTCATATGAAAGGAAGGCAAGTTTTACTTCCCTAACGAAGGAGCTTCAGGATCCAGATGAGTTTTGTGATGGATCTCAAAGACAAAGAGCGCCAGCTGCTGAGCTGGCTTCAGTGGAGAATGTGGACACTGGAAATCTGACTGATACTACCAACAATGAAAAGTTACCTGGTCTAATGAAGTCTAAAG AATTGGCCTCTGAATTCAATGAATCTTACTTGATGGGGGACTTTGCAATTGGCAACTCACAG CCTTCTCATGGGCAAGCTGATCCCAAGTGCTGCAGTGACAATCTTGTTTCTGAAGCATTGCTTTCACACTGTTCTCACAGCAATGCTAGTGATAAAAGAATGGACCTTGAAGGAGATAGAGATCCATTGATAGTGAAGGCTGAGTGTCCCAGTTTTGATCTTGGATTTTGA